In Alphaproteobacteria bacterium US3C007, one genomic interval encodes:
- a CDS encoding FAD-dependent oxidoreductase produces MPDIQTPDKLRDKKLPSHAKVVVIGGGVVGCSILFHLAKFGWKDVVLLERNELTSGSSWHAAGQIHTISSDPNISRLQSYTIDLYKEIEELSGHSVGLHITGGFYLASNKTWYDYLKRERSKARYMGLNQEFISPKEVAERHPLIDPSHYLAALWDDQDGDLDPSGATYAFAKAARVYGAQYFTHTPATATAQRADGSWDVSTPKGMINAEHIVNCGGLWAREVGHMQGVHLPVQPMEHHYLLTEKIDAVANHPTRLPCGIDYEANIYFRQERQGMLLGTYEPKGTPWKVAGTPWEFGHELLQPDLERIADRLELGFERIPALGQVGIKDAINGPFTFGPDGNPMIGPVPGMRNYWVAVGVMAGFCQGGGVGLSLAEWMIDGEPSIDVWAMDVARFGEFATPDWGTVKSTENYERRFVMTFPNETLPKGRVQKTTALHDRLVAKGARMDQSFGLEHALWFANGPEDAHEDPSFERNRSHEYVAREVAAVRNAVGGIEIANFAKHEFKGPGARAYLNRILAGHIPRPGRLSLTPMLTPQGRLYGDLTIACLVEDHFMLIGSGSMQEAHRRWFEASLPSDVAYSNASDLWHGIALSGPKSRDLLAKICRDDVSGLALKFRDTRHCFVGGVPVILNRISFSGELGFEIYCRPHYLLRLAQAIEEAGADLGYQWYGARALMSLRLEKGWGAWGLDYRPDFNVVESGLDGFVNWTKEFVGKPTAAAQKAAGARRKLVSLVVDVDGIDVCNDESILKNGRAIGYVSSGGYAHHAQKSMAMGYVEIAHSAPGSQLDIEILGKIYQAEVLGAPIYDPNGSKMRG; encoded by the coding sequence ATGCCCGATATCCAAACACCAGACAAGCTTCGCGACAAAAAATTGCCCAGTCATGCCAAGGTGGTGGTGATTGGCGGCGGGGTTGTCGGCTGCTCGATTTTGTTTCATCTGGCAAAATTCGGCTGGAAAGATGTGGTATTGCTTGAACGCAACGAGCTGACATCGGGGTCAAGCTGGCATGCTGCAGGGCAAATTCATACGATTTCAAGCGATCCCAATATCAGCCGCCTGCAAAGTTATACAATTGACCTTTATAAAGAAATTGAAGAACTCTCGGGGCATTCTGTTGGGCTTCATATCACGGGTGGGTTTTATCTAGCATCGAATAAAACCTGGTATGATTATCTGAAACGCGAGCGCTCGAAAGCGCGCTATATGGGGCTTAATCAAGAATTTATCAGCCCCAAAGAAGTGGCTGAACGGCATCCATTGATCGATCCAAGCCATTATCTTGCCGCGCTTTGGGATGATCAGGATGGGGATCTGGATCCGTCTGGCGCGACTTATGCGTTTGCAAAAGCCGCCCGCGTTTATGGGGCGCAATATTTCACCCATACGCCGGCCACTGCCACCGCGCAACGCGCTGATGGCAGCTGGGATGTCAGCACGCCCAAAGGGATGATCAATGCTGAACATATCGTGAATTGCGGGGGGCTCTGGGCGCGCGAAGTGGGGCATATGCAAGGCGTGCATTTGCCGGTGCAACCAATGGAACATCATTATTTGCTCACCGAAAAAATTGATGCGGTGGCCAACCATCCGACGCGTTTGCCCTGTGGCATAGATTATGAAGCAAATATTTATTTTCGTCAGGAACGCCAAGGCATGTTGCTGGGCACCTATGAGCCAAAAGGAACCCCTTGGAAAGTGGCTGGCACCCCTTGGGAGTTTGGCCATGAGTTGTTGCAACCCGATTTAGAGCGGATCGCGGATCGGCTTGAATTGGGTTTTGAGCGTATCCCTGCTTTGGGGCAAGTGGGCATTAAGGATGCGATCAATGGCCCCTTTACCTTTGGTCCGGATGGCAACCCGATGATTGGGCCCGTGCCGGGGATGCGCAATTACTGGGTCGCGGTTGGGGTGATGGCGGGTTTCTGCCAAGGTGGCGGCGTTGGGTTAAGCTTGGCTGAATGGATGATTGATGGCGAGCCTTCGATCGACGTCTGGGCGATGGATGTGGCGCGGTTTGGCGAATTTGCGACGCCTGATTGGGGCACTGTGAAATCAACTGAAAACTATGAACGTCGGTTTGTGATGACCTTTCCCAATGAAACCTTGCCGAAGGGGCGCGTTCAAAAAACCACCGCGCTGCATGATCGGCTTGTGGCCAAAGGCGCACGGATGGATCAAAGTTTTGGGCTGGAACATGCGTTGTGGTTTGCCAATGGCCCTGAGGATGCGCATGAAGACCCTAGCTTTGAGCGCAATCGCAGCCATGAATATGTGGCGCGCGAAGTGGCGGCGGTGCGCAATGCTGTGGGGGGAATAGAGATTGCTAATTTTGCCAAGCATGAGTTTAAAGGCCCCGGCGCGCGGGCCTATCTGAACCGGATTCTTGCGGGGCATATCCCGCGCCCTGGGCGATTATCATTAACTCCAATGCTGACTCCGCAGGGCAGATTATACGGGGATTTGACGATCGCCTGCCTTGTGGAAGATCACTTTATGCTGATCGGCTCGGGCAGCATGCAAGAGGCCCATCGGCGTTGGTTCGAAGCTTCGTTGCCAAGCGACGTGGCATATTCCAACGCAAGCGATTTATGGCATGGAATTGCGCTGAGCGGTCCTAAATCTCGTGATTTATTGGCTAAGATTTGTCGCGATGACGTGTCGGGCTTGGCCTTGAAATTTCGCGATACGCGGCACTGTTTCGTAGGCGGAGTGCCGGTGATCTTAAACCGTATCAGCTTTAGCGGTGAGCTGGGATTTGAAATCTATTGCCGCCCGCATTATCTGCTGCGCCTGGCGCAGGCGATTGAAGAAGCCGGGGCTGATCTTGGGTATCAATGGTATGGCGCGCGGGCGCTTATGTCGTTGCGTTTGGAAAAGGGCTGGGGTGCCTGGGGGCTGGATTATCGCCCCGATTTTAATGTGGTTGAAAGCGGCCTTGATGGATTTGTGAATTGGACGAAAGAATTTGTGGGCAAGCCAACGGCTGCGGCACAAAAAGCCGCGGGCGCGCGGCGCAAATTGGTCAGTTTGGTGGTGGATGTTGACGGCATTGATGTCTGCAATGATGAATCGATTTTGAAAAATGGTAGGGCAATTGGTTATGTCAGCTCTGGCGGATATGCCCATCACGCGCAAAAATCGATGGCAATGGGCTATGTGGAAATTGCCCATTCAGCCCCTGGCAGCCAACTAGACATCGAAATTCTTGGGAAAATTTATCAAGCTGAGGTGTTAGGGGCGCCAATTTACGATCCAAATGGCAGTAAGATGCGCGGCTAA
- a CDS encoding trimethylamine methyltransferase family protein, which translates to MARRTRLKNRRDDAATASVTAAYVKRDLPFFDPLNPDVVAGLETQVDWILQEVGIAFRDDPKALEIWRKAGVKPEGVLIKAPADWIRALCRKAPSEFTQRARNPERSVRIGGAHQVFAPIYGAPFVRDLKQGRRYGDLDSFTKLVKLVQMLPSLHHSGLVIVEPCDVPVSKRHLDMVYAHMRYTDKPHLGAITEQSRAQDSVDMAEILHGKEAMDTQCVILGNVNTNSPLLVDKVVSEAIRTYCRRGQGIIVVPFILSGAMGPVSTAASIAQAMAEAMICCAFSQLVREGAPFVLGNFLSSMSLKSGAPTFGMPEPVLSNYVIGQMARRIGLPLRCGGSLTASKIEDAQAAYESADSMHSTMLAGAHFVLHAAGWMEGGLCTGFEKLVMDADRLGAYQKFLKGLETSEEAFARDAYAEVKPGGHFLGAAHTMRNYQTAFYEPALSNSENVESWEDGGSLDMRQRAHKRWTHLLDQYEAPPLDPAIDEALQEFVARRKSELPDAWY; encoded by the coding sequence ATGGCCCGCCGCACCCGTCTTAAGAACCGGCGTGATGACGCCGCTACCGCGTCAGTTACGGCAGCCTATGTGAAACGGGATTTGCCGTTTTTTGATCCCTTAAATCCGGATGTGGTGGCCGGCTTAGAAACCCAGGTGGATTGGATATTGCAAGAGGTGGGGATTGCGTTTCGCGATGATCCCAAGGCGCTTGAGATTTGGCGCAAGGCGGGGGTTAAGCCTGAGGGGGTTCTGATCAAGGCGCCTGCAGATTGGATCCGCGCATTATGCCGCAAAGCGCCAAGCGAGTTTACCCAGCGGGCGCGCAACCCGGAACGCTCGGTGCGTATTGGCGGCGCGCATCAGGTGTTTGCCCCGATTTATGGCGCGCCATTCGTGCGTGATCTGAAACAGGGCCGCCGCTATGGTGATTTGGACAGTTTTACAAAGCTGGTCAAATTGGTGCAGATGCTTCCAAGCTTGCATCATTCTGGTTTGGTAATCGTTGAGCCTTGCGATGTGCCCGTCAGCAAACGGCATTTGGACATGGTCTATGCGCATATGCGATACACCGACAAACCGCATCTGGGCGCTATTACCGAACAAAGCCGGGCCCAAGACAGTGTGGATATGGCGGAAATTCTGCATGGAAAAGAGGCGATGGACACGCAATGCGTGATCCTAGGCAATGTAAACACCAATTCGCCGCTTTTGGTGGATAAGGTGGTGAGCGAAGCCATTCGCACTTATTGCCGGCGCGGGCAGGGCATTATCGTTGTGCCGTTTATTTTATCGGGTGCTATGGGCCCTGTCTCCACGGCGGCTTCGATCGCGCAGGCGATGGCTGAGGCGATGATCTGTTGTGCCTTTAGCCAATTGGTGCGCGAAGGGGCGCCGTTTGTTCTAGGTAATTTTTTATCCTCGATGTCGCTGAAATCGGGGGCCCCTACCTTTGGCATGCCAGAGCCCGTACTTTCAAATTATGTAATTGGGCAAATGGCGCGGCGCATTGGTTTGCCGTTGCGCTGTGGGGGATCGTTGACAGCAAGCAAGATCGAGGATGCGCAAGCTGCCTATGAAAGCGCTGACAGTATGCATTCCACAATGCTTGCGGGCGCGCATTTTGTGTTGCATGCGGCCGGATGGATGGAAGGCGGGCTGTGTACTGGGTTTGAAAAGCTGGTGATGGATGCGGATCGATTGGGCGCTTACCAGAAGTTCTTGAAAGGTTTAGAGACCTCTGAAGAGGCTTTTGCACGCGATGCTTACGCTGAAGTAAAGCCTGGCGGGCATTTCTTGGGCGCGGCGCATACGATGCGCAATTATCAAACTGCGTTTTACGAACCAGCTTTAAGCAATAGTGAAAATGTGGAAAGTTGGGAAGATGGCGGATCGCTTGATATGCGGCAACGCGCCCATAAACGTTGGACGCATTTGCTAGACCAGTATGAGGCGCCGCCGCTTGATCCAGCGATTGATGAAGCGCTGCAAGAGTTTGTTGCCCGGCGTAAATCAGAATTGCCAGACGCTTGGTATTAA
- a CDS encoding LysR substrate-binding domain-containing protein, producing MQELWKLTASPRHLLVFESAARCRSFTKAGSELNVSQPAISTAIRQLEAALGVTLFHRQHRQVTLTPAGEHLFRDVAAGFERILESARNLSAQGQRNYVTLSASTAFANYWMVPQLSAFHQAHPLIDLRLQTSDREPDIDGEGISLAIRRGNGNWAGCSSYLLAQEVIFPIAAPSVMQAAQPLKRLSELAMQPLIHLEEPIRERPGWAQYFAAFNIQIPTLTGGLRLNDYALVLQAAMAGEGFAFGWRHVTRALINADLLEAHSEWAWHTGMGFYLVWSNLRPLSEKAALTRDWLIEAAE from the coding sequence ATGCAAGAACTCTGGAAACTTACCGCCTCACCCCGCCATTTACTGGTGTTTGAATCCGCCGCGCGTTGTCGATCATTTACCAAGGCCGGATCTGAGCTGAACGTCTCTCAACCTGCGATTAGCACCGCGATCCGGCAACTTGAGGCGGCCTTAGGCGTCACCTTATTTCACCGACAGCATCGGCAGGTCACATTGACCCCCGCGGGCGAACATTTGTTTCGTGATGTCGCTGCGGGATTTGAGCGTATTTTAGAGAGCGCGCGCAATCTAAGCGCCCAAGGTCAACGCAATTACGTGACGCTGAGCGCCTCAACCGCTTTTGCAAATTATTGGATGGTACCCCAGCTTAGTGCGTTTCATCAGGCCCATCCGTTGATCGATCTACGCTTGCAAACCTCGGATCGCGAGCCCGATATCGATGGGGAAGGGATCAGTCTGGCGATACGCCGTGGCAATGGAAACTGGGCTGGTTGCAGCAGCTATTTGCTGGCGCAGGAAGTTATTTTCCCAATTGCAGCCCCCAGCGTGATGCAGGCGGCTCAGCCCCTGAAACGCCTTTCAGAGCTGGCCATGCAACCGCTTATTCACCTAGAAGAGCCGATCCGTGAACGGCCCGGTTGGGCGCAATATTTTGCCGCCTTCAATATCCAAATTCCAACATTAACCGGCGGGTTACGTTTGAATGATTATGCTTTGGTGCTGCAAGCAGCGATGGCCGGCGAAGGCTTTGCCTTTGGCTGGCGACACGTTACGCGGGCATTGATCAACGCCGATCTGTTGGAAGCGCACTCAGAATGGGCCTGGCATACAGGCATGGGGTTTTATCTGGTCTGGTCCAACTTACGCCCCCTTTCAGAAAAGGCAGCGCTGACACGCGACTGGCTGATTGAAGCCGCCGAATGA